The Microbacterium phyllosphaerae region GGCGTCAGGGGCCGCGTGGTCGAGGTCAACTGGCGTGCCGTGCACATCGACACGGGTTCCGGCATCCAGATCGTCCCGAACTCGAGCCTCTCGGGGGCATCCTTCACGAACCTCTCCGAGCCGGACGGGCCGTACTCGGCATCCACCGACGTGAAGTTCGCGACCGATGACCCCCCTCACGAGGTCATGGCGCTGCTGGTCGAGGTCGCCGACGCCCTGCCGATGCTCGCCGATCGAGAGCGCGCCTCCGTCAGCTATTCCGGTGGCGGGGCCTACGGCGTCTCGATCCCGGTCGCCGGGCCCGCGGATGCCGGACGCGCACTCTCGATGTACCTGTCGTGGGTCTGGTACGCGGCGCGACGGCGCGGATTCGCGCTCGACGGCGATGCCACCGATCCGATCGCCGAGCCGGGTCGCCTCGCCGAGGCGCTCGCCGAGATCGCCGGGACGCTGCATCTGCACGACGACGATCTCGAGGCGATGACGCAGGCCTCGCATCTCGAGCGCTACGGCGTCGGCGAGGTCGTCCTGCCCAGTGGCGTCGTGCCCGACGAGGTGCGCGTCGTCGTCTCGGGCCGCGCGGTCCTCGCGATCGAGGTCGACGGCGGACGGGTCGAGTTCGCGGCGGCCGAGAAGGGCGATCTGATCGGTCAGACGGCGCTCACCCGTGAGCGGACGCAGGCTGTGACGGTCGCGGGCGAGATCCTGACCGTTCTCGTGCTGCCCCTCGCGACGATCGACGAGCTGATCCGCACCCGCCCGAGACTCGCCGCCGAGATCGGGGAGTCGCTCGAACTCAAGCGCAAGCTCGCGGGCGACATGCTCGCGAGCGTCGAGGCGCAGCGCGGGTCGATCCGTCAGCGCCGGTCGGTGTCGCGCTGAGCTGAGTCGTGGTGCGTCGAGTGCCGGATGCGGTGTCGGTGCGGGTTGCGTTGGTCCGGGTTGCGGGTTGCGGGTTGCGGGTTGCGGGGTCGCGTCGGTGCGGGGTCGCGTTGGTGCGGGGTCAAAAGTGCACCCGAAACGTGTTTGAGGCATGAGTTTTTGACCCCGCATGGCTTCGAGGTGCTCGAGGGGTGCGTTTTTGACCCCGCATGGCTTCGAGGTGCTCGAGGCATGAGTTTTTGACCCCGCACGGATCCATGTGGTGCGCGGTGCGTCCGTGCGGCTTCGGGTTCGTGCGGGGTGCGGGGTGCGGGGTGCGGTGTCGGCGTGGCGTCGCGTTGGTGCGGGGTCAAAAGTGCACCGGCCGACTGGTACGGGGTCAAAAGTGCATCCGAAACGTGCTCGAGGGGTGCGTTTTTGACCCCGCACAGACCCCTCGTGGCGGGCGGTGCGTGTGTGGCCGCGCACGGATGCAGTTGCAGATGCGGATGCGAGTGCGGATGCGCCGCAGCCGAGGCCGAAACCGCGACATGCCGCGCGCCGAGAGAAACCGCCCGACTCAGGACGGAAGAGCCGCGGGGACGATCAGGCGCGGCGGCCCCACCGCATCCGAGTGACGAGTACGCCGAGCAGGCACAGCGCGCCCCCGACGAACATGAGCGGAGTCGGCACCTCGCCGAGAATCGCCCACGACATCAGGATCGCGATCGCGGGAACGACGTAGGTCGTGGCTGACGTCTGCCCGGCAGAGCTGCGCTGCAGCACGTACGCCCAGGTCGTGAACGCGATCGCGGTCGGGAAGATACCGAGATAGACGACCCACAGCGTCGACTCGAGCGGAGCCGTCTGCAGAGCGCCGATCAGGCTGCCCGTCCACGGGAGCAGTGCGACGGTGCCCGCGAGTGCGCCGAGCCAGGTGAGGGTCGTCGCATCGGACCCTGCACTCAGCAGGTGCTTCTGCAGCAGTGTGCACCCCGCGTACATGACTGCGGCCAGCAGTGCGAGCAGCAGCCCCGTGATGTCGGGCCCCTCGCTCGTCGACGAATTCATACCGATCAGCACCACGCCGAGGAACGCGATCGGGGCTCCGATGATGAGCGGCTTCGGGAACCCCTCACGCAGGAAGAGTCCGCTGAAGACCACCACCATCAGGGGCGCGAGGTTCACGACCATCGCCGCCGTGCCCGCATCGAGGGTTCGCTCGGCTGCGTTGAGCGCGAGGTTGTAGACGCAGAACCATCCGACGCCCCACACCGCGACGAGCCACCAGTGGCGGCGCTCGGGAAGACGGATGCCGTGGCGCACCGCGATGAGCCCGAGCGCGACGCTGCCCACGGCCATGCGCAGCAGCGCCAGGGCTCCCGGGTCGAAATGCGGACCCGCACCGCGGATGCCGATGAACGCCGACGCCCACAGCACGACCGTCACGAGGGCGGCGATGAGCACGAGCGGACCCTGTGTGCGGGGCTTCGCGGGATTCAGGCTGTCGTCGCGCTGGACGGGACCGGTCTTCGGCATCCTTCGATCCTGGCACCGGCCACCGACATCGGCGATGCGCCGGAGCGACAGCATCCGTCGCTTTTCAGTCAGTGCTTCGCAGTGCTTCGCAGTGCTTCGCAGTGCGTCGTGCCCGCCGCACCTCTTCGGCTCTTCCGGTCGCACTTCGTGCCGCGTCCGATTGCTCCGGTCGCACTTCGTGCCGCGTTGCGACCGTCCAAGCGGCGCGAACTGCGACGGGAGCGGCCGCACGACCTCCCGTGCGGCACGAACTGCGACGGGAGCGGCCGCACGACCTCCCGTGCGGCACGAACTGCCACGGGATCGGGGGTCCGGCCGTGGGAGCGGCAAGAACAGCGACGGGAGCGGGCACGCGACCTCCCGAGCGGCACGAACTGCGACGGGAGCCCACCCGTCCACACCTGAAACGGCCGCGAAACAGGCCTTCGGTAGGATGGAGTCGCCCGACAAGGGCCAGCTCATCAGCCGGTGCAAACCCGGCGAAAGCAAGGGGGATACCCATGCCAGGAATCGTTATCGTCGGCGTCCAGTGGGGCGATGAGGGCAAGGGCAAGGCCACCGACCTGCTCGGCGAGCGCACCGACTGGGTCGTCAAGTTCAACGGCGGCAACAACGCAGGCCACACGGTCGTGGTCGGCAACGAGAAGTACGCGCTGCACCTGCTGCCCTCGGGCATCCTGTCGCCCGGGGTCACCCCGGTGATCGGCAACGGCGTCGTGATCGATCTCGAGGTGCTGTTCAGCGAGCTCGAGGCCCTCGGCGGCCGCGGCATCGACGTCTCGCGTCTCAAGGTGAGCGCCAACGCGCACATCATCACCCAGTACCACCGCACGCTCGACAAGGTCACCGAACGCTTCCTCGGCAAGCGCATGATCGGCACGACCGGCCGCGGCATCGGTCCGGCGTACGCCGACAAGATCAACCGCGTCGGCATCCGCGTGCAGGATCTCTTCGACGAGAACATCCTGCGTCAGAAGGTCGAGGGCGCCCTCGACCAGAAGAACCACCTCCTGGTGAAGATCTTCAACCGACGCGCGATCACGGCCGACGAGATCGTCGAAGACCTGCTGTCCTACGCCGAGCGACTCCGTCCGATGGTCGCCGACACCGGCTACCTGCTCGACGAAGCCCTGAACCGCGGCGAGGTCGTCGTGTTCGAGGGCGGCCAGGCGACCATGCTCGACGTCGACCACGGCACCTACCCGTTCGTCACGTCGTCGTCGGCGACCGCCGGCGGCGCCTCGACCGGCTCGGGAGTCGGCCCCGGTGCCCTCGACCGCATCGTCGGCATCGTCAAGGCGTACACGACCCGTGTCGGCTCGGGTCCGTTCCCGACCGAGCTGTTCGACGAGCAGGGCGAATGGCTGCGCTCGCGCGGCTTCGAGTTCGGCACGACCACCGGCCGTCCCCGCCGGGTGGGCTGGTACGACGCCCCGATCACGCGCTACGCGACCCGCGTCAACGGCATCACCGACCTCGTGCTCACCAAGCTCGACATCCTCACGGGTCTCGAGCAGATCCCGGTCTGCGTCGCCTACGACGTCGACGGCACGCGCTTCGACGAGGTCCCGGTCAACCAGACCGACTTCCACCACGCGACGCCGATCCTCGAGTACTTCCCCGGCTGGAGTGAAGACATCTCGACGGCACGCACCTTCGACGACCTGCCGCAGAACGCCCAGGACTACGTGCTGGCGCTCGAGAGCATGAGCAACACCCGCATCTCGGTCATCGGCGTCGGCCCCGAGCGCGACCAGGTCATCGTGCGTCACGACCTGCTCGACTGAGCGCGCTGTGACCCGGTTCTGGCTCGGAGGCTACGGCTCCGCGATGGACGGCTCCGCCGACGGCATCGGCCTGCTGGCGGGGGATGCCGACCGGCAGACCGCCCTCGAGTACCGCGGCGCGGTCACGCAGACCCCGTCGCCGTCGTGGCTGGCGCAGCATCCGACTCTCGACGTCGTCTACGCGGCGCTCGAGGGGGATGCCGCGGTGCAGGCATTCTCTCGAAGCGGTGAATCCACGCTGCGGCCGCTCGGAGAGCCGGTCGAGGCCGGCGATTCGGTCTGCCACGTGTCGGTCGCGCGGGACGGATCGTCCCTGATCGCGAGTTGCTACGGCGACGGACGGGTGGTGCGCATCGGCATCGATCCGCTGGGACGCCTGGTGCCGGATGCCGTGAACAAGGCCGCCGAGCTGCGTGCGGCGCTTCTCGGCGAACCGATCGAGACGTCGGCGCCGGCGGGGGTCGCCGCGGCGGCATCGGATCCGTATGCCGGCGAACTCACGGCCGGCGGAGAAGAGCGTGTCTCGCACGCGCACGCCTCGGCGTTCCTGCCCGACGGGCGCATCGCCACGACCGACCTGGGCTTCGATCTGGTGCGGATCTGGCGCCAGGGCGCGGCAGGCCTCGTGCTCGATCATGAGGTCGTGCTGCCGCTCGGCACCGGCCCGCGCCACATGGTCGTGCACCCCAGCGGCCACCTGCACGTCGTCACGGAGTACTCGTGCGAGGTGTTCACGCTCGCCGCCGGCCGCGACGGCACGTGGGCCGTGGCCTCGTCGGTGCTGGCGAGCCCGATCGCCGAGATCGGTGTGGACTTCCCTGCCGAGCTCGCCCGCACGCGCGACGCGCAGTTCCTCTACACGGCGCTCCGCGGGAGCAACACGATCGCGGCGCTGCGCGTGCGCGGCGGAGGCGAGAGCCTCGAGCCGATCGCGCTCGCCGACTCGGGCGTCGACTGGCCGCGGCATCACCTCGTGCACGAGGGCAAGCTCCTCGTCGCCGGACAGCGCTCCGACACCGTCGCGCTGATCGACCTCGATGAGCGCACGGGGGCGCCGCTCGGCATCCGTCATACCGCCCAGGCTCCGACACCGACGCACTTCCTGCCGGTTCGCTGACGC contains the following coding sequences:
- a CDS encoding mechanosensitive ion channel domain-containing protein codes for the protein MLDDAFRDGWGWWVIALAVGVPVLLVVLTELINGLRRRNNPLAGPLRLLRNGVIPVGALFALLAFAIQSPADQVWTRVAATIFGFLVILLLLSSFNVALFANAAEDSWRKRIPTIFVEIARLVLVALGLALLFSWVWDADVGGLFTALGVGSIVIGLALQNAVGGVISGLLLLFEQPFKIGDFLDAAGVRGRVVEVNWRAVHIDTGSGIQIVPNSSLSGASFTNLSEPDGPYSASTDVKFATDDPPHEVMALLVEVADALPMLADRERASVSYSGGGAYGVSIPVAGPADAGRALSMYLSWVWYAARRRGFALDGDATDPIAEPGRLAEALAEIAGTLHLHDDDLEAMTQASHLERYGVGEVVLPSGVVPDEVRVVVSGRAVLAIEVDGGRVEFAAAEKGDLIGQTALTRERTQAVTVAGEILTVLVLPLATIDELIRTRPRLAAEIGESLELKRKLAGDMLASVEAQRGSIRQRRSVSR
- a CDS encoding DMT family transporter yields the protein MPKTGPVQRDDSLNPAKPRTQGPLVLIAALVTVVLWASAFIGIRGAGPHFDPGALALLRMAVGSVALGLIAVRHGIRLPERRHWWLVAVWGVGWFCVYNLALNAAERTLDAGTAAMVVNLAPLMVVVFSGLFLREGFPKPLIIGAPIAFLGVVLIGMNSSTSEGPDITGLLLALLAAVMYAGCTLLQKHLLSAGSDATTLTWLGALAGTVALLPWTGSLIGALQTAPLESTLWVVYLGIFPTAIAFTTWAYVLQRSSAGQTSATTYVVPAIAILMSWAILGEVPTPLMFVGGALCLLGVLVTRMRWGRRA
- a CDS encoding adenylosuccinate synthase produces the protein MPGIVIVGVQWGDEGKGKATDLLGERTDWVVKFNGGNNAGHTVVVGNEKYALHLLPSGILSPGVTPVIGNGVVIDLEVLFSELEALGGRGIDVSRLKVSANAHIITQYHRTLDKVTERFLGKRMIGTTGRGIGPAYADKINRVGIRVQDLFDENILRQKVEGALDQKNHLLVKIFNRRAITADEIVEDLLSYAERLRPMVADTGYLLDEALNRGEVVVFEGGQATMLDVDHGTYPFVTSSSATAGGASTGSGVGPGALDRIVGIVKAYTTRVGSGPFPTELFDEQGEWLRSRGFEFGTTTGRPRRVGWYDAPITRYATRVNGITDLVLTKLDILTGLEQIPVCVAYDVDGTRFDEVPVNQTDFHHATPILEYFPGWSEDISTARTFDDLPQNAQDYVLALESMSNTRISVIGVGPERDQVIVRHDLLD
- a CDS encoding lactonase family protein: MTRFWLGGYGSAMDGSADGIGLLAGDADRQTALEYRGAVTQTPSPSWLAQHPTLDVVYAALEGDAAVQAFSRSGESTLRPLGEPVEAGDSVCHVSVARDGSSLIASCYGDGRVVRIGIDPLGRLVPDAVNKAAELRAALLGEPIETSAPAGVAAAASDPYAGELTAGGEERVSHAHASAFLPDGRIATTDLGFDLVRIWRQGAAGLVLDHEVVLPLGTGPRHMVVHPSGHLHVVTEYSCEVFTLAAGRDGTWAVASSVLASPIAEIGVDFPAELARTRDAQFLYTALRGSNTIAALRVRGGGESLEPIALADSGVDWPRHHLVHEGKLLVAGQRSDTVALIDLDERTGAPLGIRHTAQAPTPTHFLPVR